The Streptomyces sp. NBC_00670 genome window below encodes:
- a CDS encoding glycosyltransferase family 2 protein, giving the protein MPKLSVIVPFYNVQQYAPDMLRSLRLNSRKDFEFVLVDDHSRDQTPALLERAAEELSGVARVRYVRHEENGGLATARNTGLDAAGGEYLTFLDGDDWLAPGYLAQLLAAIEELGCDFVRTDHVQATARARTVHRVPVGRRGEVLNPRESILPAERSTSVDYAYAWAGIYHRRLVDRGLLHFTDGLRTAEDRPWIWKLHREAESFAVVGLLGVFYRRGVASSLTQIGDVRQLDFIRAFDQVIEETARDTDAARLLPKAVRTYCAIIAHHLADEGKFEPAVARRLRAMSAAAIRRMPQDALDDVLDTMDLHRAAKLRRLRRRITTAKAAA; this is encoded by the coding sequence GTGCCCAAGCTCTCCGTGATCGTGCCGTTCTACAACGTCCAGCAATACGCGCCGGACATGCTCAGAAGTCTGCGGCTCAATTCCCGCAAGGACTTCGAGTTCGTGCTGGTGGACGACCATTCCAGGGACCAGACGCCCGCCCTGCTCGAACGCGCCGCCGAGGAACTCTCCGGCGTCGCCCGGGTGCGGTACGTCCGCCACGAGGAGAACGGAGGACTCGCCACCGCGCGCAACACCGGTCTGGACGCCGCGGGCGGCGAGTACCTGACGTTCCTCGACGGCGACGACTGGCTCGCCCCCGGCTACCTCGCCCAACTGCTCGCCGCGATCGAGGAGCTGGGCTGCGACTTCGTCCGCACCGACCATGTGCAGGCCACCGCCCGTGCCCGTACCGTGCACCGGGTGCCGGTCGGCCGGCGGGGCGAGGTGCTGAACCCGCGCGAGTCGATCCTGCCCGCCGAGCGCAGCACCTCCGTCGACTACGCCTACGCCTGGGCCGGGATCTATCACCGGCGGCTGGTGGACCGGGGCCTGCTGCACTTCACGGACGGGCTGCGCACGGCCGAGGACCGGCCGTGGATCTGGAAGCTGCACCGCGAGGCGGAGTCGTTCGCCGTGGTCGGGCTGCTCGGCGTGTTCTACCGGCGCGGGGTCGCCTCCTCCCTCACCCAGATCGGTGACGTCCGTCAACTCGACTTCATCCGCGCCTTCGATCAGGTGATCGAGGAGACGGCGCGGGACACGGACGCCGCGCGACTGCTGCCGAAGGCGGTCCGCACGTACTGCGCGATCATCGCCCACCACCTCGCCGACGAGGGCAAGTTTGAACCGGCCGTGGCCAGGCGGCTGCGGGCGATGAGCGCGGCCGCGATCCGGCGCATGCCGCAGGACGCGCTCGACGACGTACTCGACACCATGGATCTGCACCGCGCGGCGAAGCTGCGGCGGCTGCGGCGCCGGATCACCACAGCGAAGGCGGCCGCGTGA
- a CDS encoding alpha-2,8-polysialyltransferase family protein, producing MPRNDSNRPGTTQIFCASTLYGAATLAAALESGLFAEADRRLLLVCNNSTTPEITPALDEMPGFAPLRAHFDGVLSWNEAIRPFHPGAWAPRPDDVPLFERYLRLLWGLGEDRVELALESLQVAPALSIATLFTDAPIDVYADGLMSYGPTRNKLDPLVGTRVRRLLHLDLVPGLAPLLLTEFDVPAHLVPTAAFLKVLGELGSAVPEPPGLPEGAALLLGQYLSALGILSPEEEERLHVSMARGAFARGHRALVFKPHPTAPARYSRALEAEAEKLGVELTVLDTPVLAEVLFERARPALVVGCFSTALFTASALYDLPVARVGTELLLERLTPYQNSNRIPVVLADALLPDLEERPGEEPVPADRLTELVTAVGFVMQPQLHRSLRPVATRYLAAHLSPRTRRYFRRKRLTSLGLPGGIPERLAFLPNNATARRVVRRARAVRKAVRR from the coding sequence ATGCCCCGTAACGACAGCAATCGCCCCGGAACCACGCAGATCTTCTGCGCCTCCACCCTCTACGGTGCCGCCACCCTGGCCGCCGCCCTCGAATCCGGCCTGTTCGCCGAGGCGGACCGGCGGCTGCTGCTGGTCTGCAACAACTCCACCACCCCGGAGATCACCCCCGCCCTGGACGAGATGCCGGGCTTCGCCCCGCTGCGCGCGCACTTCGACGGCGTGCTGTCCTGGAACGAGGCGATCCGCCCCTTCCACCCCGGCGCCTGGGCGCCGCGCCCCGACGACGTCCCCCTGTTCGAGCGGTATCTGCGCCTGCTGTGGGGGCTCGGCGAGGACCGGGTGGAACTGGCCCTGGAGTCGCTCCAGGTCGCCCCCGCGCTCTCGATCGCCACGCTGTTCACCGACGCGCCCATCGACGTCTACGCCGACGGGCTGATGAGCTACGGCCCCACGCGCAACAAGCTGGACCCGCTGGTCGGCACCCGGGTCCGCCGGCTGCTCCACCTGGACCTGGTGCCGGGGCTAGCGCCACTGCTGCTCACCGAGTTCGACGTCCCCGCGCACCTGGTGCCGACGGCCGCCTTCCTGAAGGTCCTCGGCGAGCTCGGCTCGGCCGTGCCGGAGCCGCCGGGGCTGCCCGAGGGGGCGGCGCTGCTGCTCGGCCAGTACCTGTCGGCGCTCGGCATCCTCTCCCCCGAGGAGGAGGAGCGGCTGCATGTGTCGATGGCGCGCGGGGCGTTCGCACGCGGCCACCGCGCCCTCGTCTTCAAGCCGCACCCGACCGCACCGGCCCGTTACAGCCGGGCCCTGGAGGCGGAGGCGGAGAAGCTGGGCGTGGAGCTGACCGTCCTGGACACGCCGGTCCTCGCCGAGGTGCTGTTCGAACGGGCCCGGCCCGCGCTGGTCGTCGGCTGCTTCTCGACCGCGCTGTTCACCGCCTCCGCGCTCTACGACCTGCCGGTCGCCCGGGTCGGCACCGAGCTGCTGCTGGAGCGGCTGACGCCGTACCAGAACAGCAACCGCATCCCGGTGGTGCTGGCCGACGCGCTCCTGCCGGACCTGGAGGAACGGCCCGGCGAGGAACCGGTGCCGGCGGACCGGCTGACCGAGCTGGTCACCGCGGTCGGCTTCGTCATGCAGCCGCAACTGCACCGCTCCCTGCGCCCGGTCGCGACCCGCTACCTCGCCGCGCACCTCTCCCCCCGCACCCGCCGTTACTTCCGCAGGAAGCGCCTCACCTCCCTCGGCCTCCCCGGCGGCATCCCCGAACGCCTGGCCTTCCTCCCGAACAACGCGACGGCACGACGGGTGGTGCGCCGGGCCCGGGCGGTGCGGAAGGCGGTGCGGCGTTGA